The following proteins come from a genomic window of Macaca thibetana thibetana isolate TM-01 chromosome 15, ASM2454274v1, whole genome shotgun sequence:
- the QRFP gene encoding orexigenic neuropeptide QRFP, whose amino-acid sequence MVRSYPLVCLLLLPLGTCFPLLDRREPTDAMGGTGARESWADLAEGPRPHSVWGSSRWPRASQPQALLVITRGLQTSGREHASCRFRFGRQDEGSEADDFLPAGGVKASGPLGNLAEELNGYSRKKGGFSFRFGRR is encoded by the coding sequence ATGGTAAGGTCCTACCCCCTggtctgcctcctcctcctgccgCTGGGCACCTGCTTTCCTCTACTGGACAGAAGAGAGCCCACAGACGCCATGGGTGGCACTGGAGCCAGAGAAAGCTGGGCCGACCTGGCCGAGGGGCCCCGACCCCACTCTGTGTGGGGCTCCTCTCGGTGGCCGAGAGCTTCACAGCCACAGGCCCTGCTTGTCATAACCAGGGGGCTGCAGACATCGGGCAGAGAGCATGCCAGCTGCAGGTTCCGCTTCGGGAGGCAGGATGAAGGCAGTGAGGCCGACGACTTCCTCCCTGCCGGAGGGGTGAAGGCCAGCGGCCCGTTAGGGAACCTGGCTGAGGAGCTCAATGGCTACAGCAGGAAGAAAGGCGGCTTCAGCTTCCGCTTCGGTCGTCGGTGA